From the genome of Desulfuromonadales bacterium:
TTATGTGCTGGTGCGCTGCGGGCTCAATCCGAAGCTCGGCCCGCCGATTCCGCTGGAGGAGCGTAATGCCACTGTCGCCCAGAAGGTGGCAATGACGATGAAGAGTTTCGTTCCTCCCTTCGGCCTCATCCTGGTCGTCATGGGGACGATCCTTGCCGGGGTCGCGACCCCCACCGAGGCGGCCGCTCTCGGCTGCGCCGGCGCCCTGGTCCTGGCCGTCGGTTACCGCAAGCTGAGCTGGAGCGTGATCTCCCATGCCTCCGTTGCCACGGCCCGCACCACCGCGATGATCATGGCCCTGTTCATCGGCGGCAAGCTCTTCAGCACCGTCTTCCTCTTCATGGGGGGCGGCGATGTGGTCTCCGATTTCCTTCTCGGCATGGAGAACCGGTACATCGTGCTGGCGATCATGATGGCGGTCGTCTTCATCCTCGGCATGTTCATCGACTGGGCGGCCATTCTGCTGGTGACGGTACCGATCTTCACCCCCATCGCCGCCGATCTGGGCTTCAATCCCCTCGTTTTTGCCATGCTGATGAACATCAACCTGCAGACCTCCTTCCTGACGCCGCCCTTCGGCTATGCCCTCTTCTACTTCAAGGGGGTAGCGCCGCCGGAGTACACGATGGGCGACGTCTACCGGGGAATCATCCCCTTCGTCATCATCCAGCTCATCGGGTTGTTGTGCTGCATCAGCTTCCCGCAGATCATTACCTATCTACCCGGCGTCTTTTTCGGGGGTTGAAAACGGAATAGCCAGTGCCCATCCGTATTTCCGGATGGGCACTGGCGGGTTTCGGCTGGAAACCCGCTGGCAAGTCGATAGAAACCTCCATCACTTCGGAGAATATACATGCTGCCCAAAATAGAGAAAATTCTTTATGCCACCGGCCTTGGAGCGGGTGCCCCATACGTCTTTCGTTACGCCTTGAGCCTGGCGCAGCAATACGGGGCCAAGATCGCTGTGGTCCATGGCATGGAGCCGCTCACCCCCTTTGCCCAGAGCCTGGTGGAACTCCATATCAGCCACGAGCAGTCGGAACAGATCCACCTGGACGCCAAAAAGGCGATGAAAGGGAAGCTCGAGGAACGCCTGGAGCTTCTCTGTCAGAAGGAGTTGTGCAATGATTCCGAGGGACGCAGCCGGGTTTGCGGCATTGTCATCGAGGAAGGGCCGCCCTCCGAGGTGATTCTGCAGCAGGCGGAAAAGCTTGGCGCCGATCTCATCGTCATGGGTTCACACCGGCATACCGTCATCGGCGATGCCATGCTCGGCACGACCACCCACAAGGTTCTGCACAGCTCGCGGATTCCAGTCCTGGTGGTCAGGATTCCCGAGGGGTATCGGGAAGAGGGATTCTAGCGCGCTGATGCGCGCGTCACCTGTCATATGTCATCGGAAAACAGTTTTTCCAGTGACCAGTGACCAAAGACCAATGGCGGGTTTCATATGATTTCCAACACTGCCATCCAGCATCTCATTGAGAAGCTCGGCAAGGAAAACGTCTACCACGAAAAAGAGGACCTCCTCCTCTACGGCTACGACTCCACCCCCGGCGTACATCATCTGCCGGAGGTCGCCGTCTTTCCGACCACGACTGATCAGGTCGTCGCCGCCATCGAAATCGCCCGCCGCGAAGGCCTGCCTATCGTACCGCGCGGCAGCGGCACCGGCCTCTCCGGAGGCAGCGTGCCAATCGAGGGGGGGATGGTTCTTTGCCTGACCCGTATGAACCGTATCCTGGAGATCGACGAGGAGAACCTCACCGCCACGGTCGAGGCCGGCGTCATTACCCTCGATCTGTTCAACGCCGTGGCCGCCAGGGGGCTCTTCTACCCCCCCGATCCCGGCTCGCAGAAGACCTCGACCATCGGCGGCAACGTCGCCGAGAACGCCGGCGGCCTGCGCGGCCTCAAGTACGGGGTGACCCGTGACTACGTCATGGGGTTGACCTGCGTCCTGGCCGACGGCAGCACCATCAAGACCGGCGGCAAGAGCGTCAAGGATGTGGCCGGCTACTCCTATCGCGACCTGCTGGTCGGCTCGGAAGGGACGCTGGGGATCATTACCGAGGTCACCGTCAAGCTGATTCCGCCCCCGCAGGATAAGCGCACCTTCCTCGCCTACTTCAGCGACATCCGCACCGCAGGCGATGCCGTCTCGCGCATCATCGCCGCCAAGATCATCCCGGCGACCCTCGAGATCATGGACAGAAACACCATCAACTGCGTCGAGGACTACGTCAAGATCGGCCTGCCGCGGCAGATGGCGGCTCTGCTGCTGATCGAAGTCGATGGCCACCCCGCCGTGGTCGCCGAGGAAGCCGCCGGGGTGCAGGCGATCCTCAAGGAGGTTGGTGCCGCCGAGGTGCATCTGGCCAAGGACGCCGCCGAGGCCGCCAGCCTCGCCGCCGCCCGCCGCACGGCCCTCTCGGCTCTCGCCCGGGTTTCGCCGACAACGCTCCTCGAAGATGCCACGGTGCCGCGCTCAAAGCTCGCCGAGACCTTCGCCGAGATCGAACGCCTCACCGAAAAGTACCGGCTCAAGGTTGGCACCTTCGGCCACGCCGGCGACGGCAACCTGCATCCCACGGTCCTGTGCGACGAACGCGACCACGATGAGATGCACCGCGCCCATGCCTTCTACAACGAGCTCTACGAGATGGTTCTGTCCATCGGCGGCACCGTCTCGGGCGAGCACGGCATCGGCCTGGCCAAGATCGAGTATCTGCAGCGCCAGATCGGCGAGGGCGGCGTTCAGGTCATGCGGCGCATCAAGCAGGCCTTTGACCCTGAGGGAATCCTCAACCCCGGCAAGATTTTTGCTGCGCCCGAGGCCCCCGGGGTGAACGTGGAGGAAGGATTTCGTGTCTCAAGATAAATCCAGAGAGAATCTGATCGGCAACTTCAAGATCAAGGATGCCCCTGAATACGAGGGAATCCTGCAGTGCATGCGTTGCGGCTTCTGTCTGCCGACCTGCCCGACCTACGCCCTCACCAATCGCGAGCGCTCCAGCCCCCGCGGCCGCGTCGCCCTGGCCCGGGCGGTGGCGGAGCAGAAGCTCGAGTTCAGTGCGGCGGTCAAGGATGAGGCCTTCTTCTGCCTCGACTGCCGGGCCTGCACCACGGCCTGCCCCTCCGGTGTCCATGCCGGTGAGATCATGGAGGTCTGCCGGGCCCAGGCCAACGACTACTACCCGGCCACCGGCATGCAGAAGAGCCTGCGCGAGTTCGTCCTGCAGAAGATGGTTCCGAGCCCGGAACTCCTCGAGACCTCCATGGTGCCGGCGCGCCTCTACCAGAAGCTGGGCATCCAGTGGCTGGTGCGCCACTCCCACGTCCTCAAGCTGGGACCGAAGTGGATGGAGAAGGCCGAGGGAATGATGCCGACGCTCGACAAGCCGCTGCGTTCGCAACTTCCCGAGGTCGTTCCCGCCCGCGGGGAGAGGCGCGGCAAGGTCGGTTTCTTCCTCGGCTGCGTCATGACCCTGATGTACCCCGGGGTTTCGAAGCAGACGGTGCGGGTCCTGTCGCACCAGGGTTTCGAGGTGGTGACGCCGAAGAACCAGAAGTGCTGCGGCGCCCCGCACATGACCGAAGGGGACCGCGACACCGCCCGCAGGCTCGCCGGCGAAAACCTCGACCTCTTCATGGACCTCGGCGTCGACTACATCGTCACCGACTGCGCCGGCTGCGGCTCGGCCCTCAAGGAGTACGAGGAGATCCTCGAGGGGCGTGCCGATCACAGCCGACTGGCCGCCTTCCGCGCCAGGGTGCGGGACATTTCGGAGTTCATTGCCGAGGTCGGCATGCGCACCGAAGGCCTGCAGCCGGTCAACACCTCCGTGACCTACCACGAGCCCTGCCATCTCTGCCACGCCCAGGGGATCAGCGCTCAGCCGCGGCAGATCCTCAAGAGCATCCCCGGCGTCGAGCTGCGGGAGATGACCGAGGCGAGCTGGTGCTGCGGCTCGGCCGCCACCTGGGGTCTCAAGTTCCAGGGAGAGAGCCAGCAGGTCCTCGACCGCAAACTGAACAACGTCGCCGCAACCGGCGCCGATATTCTGGTCAGCGCCAACCCCGGCTGCCAGCTGCAGCTTGCCTGGGGAGTGCGGCAGGCTGGCCTCAGGCAGGAGGTGCTGCACATCATGGAGCTCCTCGGTCGAGCGGTGCCGGACTGAGGCGGACTGTCGGCAGAAAAACGGATCGGCCCGGGGAGATTTCCCGGGCCGTTTTTCATTCCTCCACCCGCATCACCACCAGCGTGACGTCGTCGGTGAAACTTCGCCCGCCGGCAAAAAGCCGGACCTGGTACAACAGCTCCTCGAGCAACCCTGCTGGTGAGAGGTGCCGGAGTTCCTGCACAAGGGAGCAGAGGCGCCCCTCGCCGAAAAACTCTCCCTCTCCGTTCTCGGCCTCGGTAATGCCGTCGGTATAGAGAAGCAGGATGTCGCCGGGATGCAGAAGTACCTGTTTCTCCTCGAAGACGACATTCCTCTTCACCCCCAGGATGAGGCCCTCGGCGTCGATATACTCGCAGCGTCCCGGTCCTGCGCGCAAAATCAGGGGGGGCGGGTGGCCGGCACAGGCGAAGGAAAGCTGGCGCGTGGCGGCGTCGTACCGGAGATAGGCCATGGTAATAAAGAGCTCGGCCCGCCCCAGATCCTCGTAGAGAAACCCATCGATGGCCCGGAGGGCGGCGCCGGCGCCCGGAAGCTGCTGGGCCTGGGAGCGAATGAAGGTGCGGACTTCGGTCATGATGATGGCCGCCCCGACGTTGTGCCCGGAGACGTCGGCGATCACCAGATCGACGGATTGGGTGCCGATGGGCAGGAAATCATAGTAGTCGCCGCCCACCTCCCGCGCCGGCACGCAGATTCCCGCCATGGCCACTCCGGGGATCTCCGGGACCCGGGAGGGCAACAGGCCGAGCTGGATGCCCCGGGCGATCTCCATCTCCCTCTCCCGCTCCCTGGCGGCAATCAGGTGTTCGGTCTGGCGGGCGTTGCGCAGGGCGACGCCGACCTGGCCGGTCAGATTGGCGAACAGATCGACGAACTCTTCGGTGAATATCCCCTTGGCCGACAGGGAAAAGACCGACAGGACTCCCACCGGTTCCCCTTCGATGGTGATGGGAGCGTGCGCGAAGGACTTGATCCCTTCCCGATGGGCGACCTGGGCGGCGAAGGGGATGTCGAGAAAATCGGTGTCGTTGACCACCAGTGCCGAATTGGTGAGAAAGGTCCGGCCGATGGCGGTCTCCATGTCGGGCGCCCGCTCCGAGTCGGAAAGATGCTCGGCACTCATCCCTATCTGGCTGGCGACGACGAAGGTCTGCCTCTCGGGGTCGAGGAGGCGCACGGCACAGAGCTCGAATTTGAACTGCTGCTGCAGCAGCCCCAGGATGTTGTCCAGGATGGTTTGCAGGTCCGCGCCGCTCGCCACCAGACGCGTGGCTTCGTGCAAGACGCCGAGCTGCTCACGCCCCGCCTTCCGACTGATGCTGACCGAGCCGAAGATGTCGAAGACCTCCTCCATCCGGCTCCCCCGGCTCTCCAGGTAGTGGTCGAGGATGATGCGGGCGGGGGCGGTGCCGACCGAGCCGGCCAGGGTCTTTTCGGTGAAGTGGCGCAGATCGGCCAGGTCGAACTCGGAGAGCCGGCCACGCTCGTCGATTTTACGGCTGCTGACATAGTCTGTGATGGCGGCGTGCGCCCTCTTTTCGCCGACGAATTTAGTCATCAGATCGACGAACTCGACGATGGTCGGGGCGCGGCTGATCCTTTCCGCCTGCCCTTTTTCCCTGGGCGGGGCGAAGCCCTCCACGAATCTGTCGGCCTGTTCTTTCTCTTCCGGCTGCGGCTTGGTGTACAGGGAGAAGGCGAGAAAGGCTCCGATGTTGAAGAAGAGGGTCCAGAAGAGGGCGTGCGGAAGCGTCGGCAGTCCTGCCAGGCCGAAGAGGGCCTCAGGCCTGAGCCAGGCCAGCCCGAAGGGCCCATCCTGGAGAAGCGAGGACGGCAGCCACCCCGAGCGGACGAGCGTAGGGAGGATCAGAGTGTAGAACCAGACCCCGAAGCCCAGGAGCATCCCCAAGAGTGCGCCGCGGCGGTTGGCCCGCTTCCAGTACAGCCCTCCCAGCATGGCCGGCGCAAACTGGGTGGCGCCGACCCATGAGATCAAGCCCATGGCGACCAGGGCGTAGCCCTGGCCGATGAGCTTGTAGAACAGGTAGCCGAGAAAGACCACGGCGAGGATGGCCAGGCGCTTGGCCGCCAGCAGAAGACCCGAAATGTCCCGGGCCTGGATGTCGAAGCTCAGGACGACCGGCATGACCAGATGGTTCAGAATGAGAGTGGCCAGCGCCACCGCGGCGACCATGACCATCGCGGTCGAGCCGGAAAAGCCGCCGAGGAAGACCAGCAGGGCGAGCGAGCGCTGATCCGCTTCCAGGGGGAGAAGCAGGGTGAAATATTCCGCCTTGGCGGTATCGCCGCCGTGCAGAAGCAGCCCGCCAAGGGCGATGGGGATGATGAAGAGCTCGATCAGGAACATGTAGAGGGGGAAGCGCCACATGGCGCTTCTGATGTGCTCCTCGTCGGCGTTCTCGACCACCATGATGTGAAACATGTGCGGCAGAAACATGAAGGCCATCATGCTGATCACTCCCAGCGTCAGCCAGGAACTGTAGGGGACCCGGTCGGTGCCGAGCAGCAGGAGGTCGCTGCGTTCGGGAAAGCGGTCCAGGAAACGGCTGCAGATGTCGCCGAAGCCGTCGAAAAGCCCGAAAACGACGAAGAGGCCGACGGCCATCATGGCGACCAGCTTGACCACCGACTCCAGGGCGATGGCGGCCACCAGACCCTCGTGGCGGGCGGAGGGGTCGAGGTGGCGGGCGCCGAAGAGGATGCCGAAGAGGGCGAAGACCATCGCCACGACGAAGGCGGTGTCGAATACGGGGAGAAGCGTCGGCCGCGAGGCGGTGAGCAGTTCGAAGGTGTCGGCCACCCCTTTGAGCTGCAGGGCGATGTAGGGAAGGGTGCAGAAAACGGCGAAGAGGGTGACCAGCGCCCCCAGCGGCAGCGACTTGCCGAAGCGGCTGGCGATGAAGTCGGCGATGCTGACGATGTTCTGTTCCTTGCTGATGCGGACCATTTTGCGCAGCAGATACCACCAGCTGAAGATGATCAGGGTGACGCCCAGGTAGAAGGCGAGAAAATCGATGCCGACGGTGGCGACCCGCCCGACGTTACCATAGAAGGTCCAGGACGTATGAAAGATGCCGAAGGAGAGGGCGTAGATCCAGGCGTTGGAGGTGATGCTGCGGCCCATCTCCCGCCGGCGGTCGGCGTAAACGGCAGTGGCGAAAAGCAGGGCGATATAGAGAAGGGTGCAGAGGGAGAGGGCGCCGGCGGAGATCATGGATGATCCTGCTCCTCGCCCCGGCCGGTGTCGTCCGCGCCTCTGCCTTTAGGGAGGCGGCAGGAAAAACGGTAAATGGCCCAGATGAAAAGGAGCCACCCGAGCAGCAGAAAGATAATCAGCAGCGGAACGCCGAAGATCAGGGTGGTGTGGTTGAAAACCTGCAGCAGTGGATAGTTGAAGAGCACCGCGAAGAAAATCGTGATACAAAGCCAGTTGGTCCAATGCTGATCGGGATGCGGCGTGGCCATGCAAACCTCGGGACAGGCTAGGTTTTCTTTTCCTTTCCGTTAATGCAAAAAGAATAGCGTAAATTTCCGGTTTGGCACCGCGTTGGTGCGTTGCCGGAACGAAAAAAGGGCACCGGAGCCTCCGGTGCCCTTTTTTCGGGGATTCGGGTGGGTAAGCGGTCGACGCTAATCGGTCCGCTGGCTCGCCTTGAAGCGTCTGAGCCAGGCCTGAAACTCCTCCTCTTCGTGCTCCAGTTCGAAGGCGTTGACCAGCCCCCGTCGCAGCGCCAGGGCTACCGCCCGGTTGCGCAGGTTGAAGGCGTCGCCGACCTTCTCGCTGTGGAACTGGTCCTGGTCGACACCCAGCTTGTTGTAAAGTGAGTTGAGACGACTCTGCACCCCGCGGCGGGAGAGGTAGCGGCGCTGGGCGATGAGGTTGTCGGTCAGGCCGAGGGAGATGTCGATCAGCGCCTCGTACTCGATGTCGGAGAGAGCGGTCTGGCTGGCCCGGGTGCGCCCCTGGACCTTGCGCACCTCGGGATCGATCCAGCATTGCTCGTCGAGGAGCACGGTGCGGATGGCGGCATCGATGCGTTCCCTGGGGCTCGATTTGAGGATGTAGCCGTAGACCGTTTCGGCGGGGACGATCCGGGCCAGCGCCCGTACGTACATCTCGTCCTTGTACTGGCTCCAGAAGACGATGCGGGCGCCCGGCTTCTGCTGCCAGAGCGACCGGGCGAATTCGATGCCGTTGAGCTCGGGCATCTGGATGTCGCTCACCACCAGAGGATGGGCATGCTTCAGGGCAATTTCCAGAGCCGCCAGACCGTTCTGTGCCCGTTCGATCTGACAGGGGAGTTCCCAATCGCCAAAGAGGTTTTCAAGAAACTCGAAATCTTTCGGATTGTCCTCGGCAATCAGAATCTTCAGCGTTTCCATGCCGTTTATCCTCTCTGGTGGTTGGTCAGCGGCAGCGCCAGCTCGAAACGGGTTCCGGAAGTGAAACGGGAAGGTCCCCACTCGGCCCTGGCGCCGATTGCCTTGGCCCGTTCGCGAATGTTGTTGAGTCCCCGGCCACCGTAGCCGTCGGCCTTTGCGGCGACGAAACCGATGCCGTTGTCCTCTACCGCCAGAACGAGTTCATTTCCGCGCCGGCTCAGATTCACCTCGTAGCGGGTCGCCCGGGCGTGCTTGATTACATTGTGGACGGCTTCGATGGCAATGCGGTAGAGGGTCAGGAGCGCCAGCCGCGAGAGCCCGTCCGTCACCGCCTCGGGAGAGATGTAGAGATGGTACTGCGGCAGGTTCTCCTTGTCCAGGTGCCGTTCCAGGTGCGACTGCAGGGCCGCCCCGAGGCCGAGGATATCCAGGGTCTGGGGGTGCAGGTTGTCCATGACCTCCCGCAGGTTGGCCATCGTTTTCTGCAGGTCCTCTTCCAGGCGAATGGCCTCCGGCTGGCAAATATCCACTTTTTTCAGCTCCTGAATGCCGCGCAGGACCGTGGCGAGGTCAGCAAGGGTCTGATCGTGGATGTCCATGGCGATCCGGCGCCGTTCTTCTTCGGCTCCCTCGAGGAGTTTCTCGGCACCGACCACGCGGATCAGCTGGTCGGTCATGCGGTTGATGGAGACTGCCAGTTCGTCCAGTTCGTCCCTGACGATTTCCGGCGCCGGCGGTGGGTCGAGATTGCCCCCGGCGATCCGTCCGGCACTGTCGGAGAGGAACTGGATGCGGCGGAGAATGCGCCGGGCGAAGGCCAGGGAAAGGAAGATGCCGAGCAGGATGGCGACGCCCAGAACGATGAGAGAAACGAAGGCGGTTCGGTCGACCAGGGCATCGATATCCTGATTGTGCACGTCGCGCAGCCGCTCTCGCTGCTTCTGGGTCAATTCGGCAAGGGAAACCAACTGCGGCCGCAGCAGCGAGAGGGCGGACAGGTAGCGCTGGGCGTCAAAGCCATACTCGGGGTTAAGTTCCCTGAGCGTCTGCTGGAGCAGAGTCCTGGTGCCGTCCGTGAGGGGCATCAACGCCAGGATTCGCTCCAGGGCCCCTTCAAGGTGGCTGTAGAGTGCCGCCATATCCTCCAGGCTGGCAACGTTCACCGTCCTTTCCTCACGCAGGCGGATGGTCAGGCCGTACATTCGCTGCAAGGCCAGGTCGCTCTCGGCCAGGGCGATGAAGACGGTCCCCAGGATCCGGGCCTCCCGGCGTTTGACAGAGAGGTCCCAGTAGGTGTACTGGAGGAAAACCAGCAGCAGGGTCATGAGCAGCAGGACGGTGGCTGGGGCGAGAATGATCTGATGTTTAAGTGCCAGGCGCATCGTTTGACATTATCATAGAGACTTAATAAATACACTGTGCTAATGCACAGGCAAATTTTCCTTCTTCCGGGTTGCAAAAAAATAAGTTGCAAATACAATAGAACAAGGTTTTTAGCCCGGGTGGCAGCGGGCTTCTTGCCTTCTTCATTCCCCCCTCCGCTTTCCCTGCATTGGGGAACCTCCGAGAGAGCCGCCGCCGGGCTGCCGTATCCCGGCGGCGGCTCTCTTTTTACGCCGAGATTCGGTCGCCCCGGCAGACCGATGCTACCAACCGACTGCAGCCTATCCCCCTTCGCTCCTCGTCGCCTCCCCCCGGAACGCCGCCTCCGCCTCGCTTTTCAACAGCTCCGGCCGATCCTGGTAGCGCGGCGAATGATGAAACACCAGCAGGCGGGCGGCCAGGGCCCGGCGGCCGAGTTCGCCGGCGAGACGGGCTGTGAGATGATTTCGCGTTCGCGCCCGTTCCCCATCGGCGTCAGCGAAGGTCGCCTCGATGGCCAACAGGTGCGAATCGGCGGCCAGGGCGACGATGGCCTCCTGGTTCTCCCTGGTCGGGGCAGCGTCGGTGACGTAGCAGATCTTCATCCCCCGCTCGAGATGGGCGATCTGCGAGGCAACGAGGCCGAGAGGAAGCAGAAGTTCCCCCCCCTGGTGCAGCGGGACCGGAAGCCGCGTTTCCTCCGAAGCCCCCTGCCGCACCAGGTCCTTGAAACGGGTCAGCCAAGGACCCGGACGGTAGCCGAGGCCATCCAGCGCGTCCTTGTGAATGGCGACGTGCAGCGACTCCTCGAGGGCGAAGGCGAGGGAAATGATCCCGCCGTGATCGAGGGGGACGGCCCGAATACGGTAGTAGTCCGTCTCGCGCAGCAGGCCGCCGGTACACTCCCAGGCTGTCTCGGCTTCGCGGATGAAGGCGCTGGCGGCACGGAAGGTTACCTCTCTTCCCGAAGGGTTTCCCCACTCGCGGACGGTGAGCACCAGGGGATAGCCCTCGATGAGATTCCAGGTGTAGCCGGCCAACTGGGCGGCGATTCGCTCGATGATCCCCGGGGGGCCGTAGATGCTCAGGCAGGTATCCTGATAGAGAAAGGTACGCAACAGGGTTCCGAAACCGACCAGATGGTCGATATGGGCATGGGAGATGAAGACGGCGCAGGTCTTGAGGATTTCCCGCGGGGGGAGGGGATGCAGGTCACCGCAATCGAACAGCAGGGACTCGCCGCGATGGGCCAGGCGTACGTAGAGGGCCGGGTCGCCGAATGGCCCATTGACCAACCGGGGGAAGAAGACCGACCTCATTCCTATTTCTTTCCGGCCCCGCCGGCAGCCGGCGGGGCCCTGGATTACAGGTGGCAAGCGGGGAGTTATTTCACCTTGACCGTCGTGTAGAGCAGAGCGTCGCCGCGCTGGATCAGCAGGCGCAGCACCTCGCCCGGTTTGGTCTTTTCCACCTCGGCCCGGAAGGCGGCAGCCGATCTGGTTTCCCGGCCATTGACCTCCAGGATGAGATCACCGGGCTGCAGGTTCGCTGCGGCAGCAGGGCCAGTCGGGTCGACTCCGGTGATGAGGGCGCCCTTGCCGGCCTGCAGGCCGTAACGCTGAGTCACTTCCGGTGTGACGTCGGCCACGTTGAGACCGAGACGGTCACTGGAGTCGCCAGATGTCACCGTCTCCCTTTCGTCTTCCTGGAGCTTGCCGATGGTAGCAGTCAGCTCATGGGTTTTGCCGTTGCGAAAAACGCTCAGCCTGACTTCCTTGCCGGCCGGGGTGGCGGCAACCAGGCGTGGAAGGTCGTTGATGGCATCGACCTCGTGACCGTCGAAGGTGAGAATGATGTCCCCCCGTTTGATGCCGGCCTTTTCGGCGGGGGAGTTCGCGATGACCTCGGCGACGAGCGCTCCCTTTGGTTCCTTGAGCCCAAATGACTCGGCCAGTTCATCCGTCACCAGTTGGACAGAGACGCCAAGCCAGCCTCGGGAGACATGTCCCGTCTCTTTCAGTTGGGTGAGAATGCTTTTGGCGGCATTGATCGGGATGGCAAAGCCGATCCCCTGGCCGCTGGCGACAATGGCCGTGTTGATTCCCACGACCTCACCCGCGGTGTTGAAA
Proteins encoded in this window:
- a CDS encoding DegQ family serine endoprotease, with the translated sequence MRVQPILATLLLLAVAALALPRLTPAATAPDFVALAKDLKPAVVNISTSKTVRMRRPVLPGPRSPQQDFFDDFFDHFFQGQPQTPRKERSLGSGFVISADGYILTNDHVVNGADEIKVRLSDGRNFTATVKGLDPKLDLALLKIEAGDKLPVARLGDSGTLKVGEWVMAIGNPFGLEQTVTVGIVSAKGRVIGAGPYDDFIQTDASINPGNSGGPLFNTAGEVVGINTAIVASGQGIGFAIPINAAKSILTQLKETGHVSRGWLGVSVQLVTDELAESFGLKEPKGALVAEVIANSPAEKAGIKRGDIILTFDGHEVDAINDLPRLVAATPAGKEVRLSVFRNGKTHELTATIGKLQEDERETVTSGDSSDRLGLNVADVTPEVTQRYGLQAGKGALITGVDPTGPAAAANLQPGDLILEVNGRETRSAAAFRAEVEKTKPGEVLRLLIQRGDALLYTTVKVK